The window accaggggtagtgtttgatccttttccaaaatctgtaccgatattcaaaaagagaataaacagcaacagagaaaatcaatgaaatgttagagggcattcgaccagtgcaggttaatgtaaataaaaaaatgattgtgaataaattaattccatcccctggtctaaggagtttggacacccaaagtaggggactgcttgtagaggtgaagtacaggggggtcttcgagggccctgggaccactacggtagctgtgaaggcccttcaggaactctgaaaagtggtggtaaacgGGGCTCtgcttaagacgcagcaggtcgttatgctacttaggttccagaatgggtaaagaaaagaaaaagtaaataaatgcaatgtaaattttaatcttataccagttgtacagtaccatttgaagtaattccacatactgtatatcagttgactatatttttaagtagtacaggagatattatatgtagaattttgtaaacaatgcaaatttattaaggatgagctgtgtgtttaatagaaaaattgttagcgtaaattatataatactaTAGTATAGgataattttattctcttgttaatttaatatttagcgcttgacaataatgtattttagtgtaccatttgccaccgaggtagacacctcatttgcaaataaatagattttgatttgatttgatatctgtgtcggtccgatgtaaagcaaattgtaaacatgtTGTAAGTATTTTTccaattctcttcaatcatataatttaccactctccctttccattaacgaaaatcattttacaagttaaaatctttaaggaaaaaaaggaaaaactaaataaaaactccgtaatagtctgaaaccacaaccatgtgtcatatttccacttgtaatcacgtttggaaaacatcgataataataataataataataataataataataataataataataataataataataataatactggctttacgtcccactaagtatttgcacggttttcggagacgctgaggtgacggaatttttTCCCACGGGATATCTGTCATGTGCAGCTAAATCTGTCTACAAGACGGttacttatttgaacaccttcaagtatcaccggactgagccaagctcgaacctgccaacttgggctcagaaagctaggatCTAAAGCGGCGATGATAATACTTTGTCTACTTTCCCCCTAAATCTAGTCAACGTTTTTAGCCCTAAAAACTCgttcatccgcttcgtacgagggatggcattttcggtcgttgggcagaattataccaaatttatGGTCATTTActcaaaaaatatcgaaatataatagccctccttctaaacgtgtGTTGTTAGAagaatatgaacagtaaattgattttgtgttaattaagtgcacctgaacaccgtcctcttttatcacgcatttagtcTTGTATTCATGCTTTTGGGGCTTTCTTTTCTACTGGTGAGAAACGTCGCAAGTATACCgtagtctctgagaatgtttacatctaagaattttaaaccatatcaatatccacacagttttaaaagtcccctatttacattgatgagcacAGCGGAGAGAGCTTTTTTACCAAACAGCtgtgatttcaacatgctccgctcgctacagtgattctctcgtagacggtggcgccaatgctacctctagtgtatcacTTACTAACTCTATGCTCAATTCCCATTACCACTGATTTGAAATAAGATATGCTCTTGGCCTGGCTCTCTTTAGTATGGACTCAATAAAATATGGCAAAAATAGTCTTACATTCATTGGAATAAATACTTTCAATTCTCTTCCTGAAATTGGCACCAAATCTGCTATTATTTAATAAAAATTGTAACGAAATGTTGTGGGGATGCTATTACCACTGATTTGAAATAAGATATGCTCTTGACCTGGCTCTCTTTAGTATGGACTCAATAAAATATGGCAAAAATAGTCTTACATTCATTGGAATAAATACTTTCAATTCTCTTCCTGAAATCGGCACCAAATCTGCTATTATTGAATCAAAATTGTAACGAAATGTTGTGGGGATGTTGTATTGTGATGTGATCTATCTTGTAAGGGAATGTATGGTAACTTAGCTGTTAAACTCTGGGATATTTTAGTATccttgtgtatatttgtaaatatctctCTAGATTATGGAATTATAATTTAAGTAAATCTTAATTTCTGTTACTGATCTCCTTTTCTCGGGAGGCTTTATTAAGACTACTAGTTTTCGTCTTTaaatcactatcaaagggtaggaagggtccacctattcaatactattagtttgtatattgtcttataaaactgcgactagtttcgaccccatatatattgggtcatcttcatccacactccaattggaagacataagcaatATATATAACCAATgatgatataaacactgatatgacacaatttatagtcttaatttaagatattgatgaagtctgaaataacatatctacacgctttgatgtgttatttagtttaaagtttATTTTCTAATCATCAGGTGGATAATGCCAATCATGTACGGTATCTCAATTTTTGTGTATTATGTAATGTGTATGTTATTTTCTGTAGGCATATTTACTCCACCCTAAATTAACAATATAATTCAATTTCATTCTGTTAGGAAGTACCTcctagtgcctccgtggctcagacggcagtgcgttggcctctcaccactggataccgtggttcaaatcccggtcactccatgtgagatttgtgctggacaaagaggagccgggcaggtttttctccgggtactccggttttccctgtcatctttcattccagcaacattctccattcagtcattaataaatcactttgggagtggcgaccccatcgtactaatagcctatatctgcttcattcattccatccctgactggaaaacagtttttaggttttcattttcactaagtaCCTAGTAATTGATTACCCAATTCCTCTGATCGACCATATTGTTCCATTGGGGTTaattaagatataataataataataataataataataataataataataataataataataataataccggtaataataacaataatcatcgtcatcatcatcatcatcatcatcatcatcaattaagttGCTTTGGGAAGTGTACGTCAATATTTATTAATGCCATTGTGGGAGCATGGAAAAATCTCCATGGAGTAGCAGATTACATTTTCATTTGTTTACGTGCATGTTTTTGAATATATGTCTATATGAATTAATGGATACTGACTTATAAATGTTTTATAATTTAAATGCTTTAAAAATAATTATGTTCATGTACCGCGTTATGCTGCTAGAAGCGCTTCCTGGTGTTAAAGCCATGTATTTTATATCTGAGTTTTTCTTTTTTACGATTACTGATCAAGCATAATTCTCGAGAAGGCTGTGTGAATATCCTACCTTCGACGGCGACGCGTTTACGTGATAGGAAGCCATGGCGGAGGGCTGGTGTTGGTGGAAATTTGGTAGTGGTTGCAGGATGCTGGACAAGGTGTGAGTAGCTAAACAAAGCGTTTAAGAGGAACTTGATAACTATATTTTCATTATGTCCGAAACTGTAGGGCCTTTAAATAGCTCCGAAAGCTCTATATCAAAATGTGAACAAAGTGACGTGAAGCGTCCTACTCAAACGCGCATCCAACTACAGCCATCTAGTGTTGTGCTTGATGACGTTTCAAAAATCAAGAGTGGGAGTGTCGTAGCTAGTGTTGATGGTGTCAGATACCGTAAGCGCAAGAAGACGCGGCGAGGGAAGTCCAAAAGGAGGAGATTGAAGCCATATACGAGGTTGTCTTGGCAAGATCGCAGTGATCAAGATGACAAGGAATCTAATAAACGCACAAATAACATTCGAGCGAAGATGTTTTTATGCAGACAGCCTGTTGCTCCGTATAATACCACTCAGTTTTTAATGGACGATCATAACGATTTACAAGATCTCGACGTACAGTTAAAAGCTGTGAAAACAAATACAGATGGTTCAAAATCAAATCTACCTGTATTACATAGGCAGTCTAGAGCACGAGATTCTAGTTTTAGCGTTGACTCGGATGATGATTTCTATTCATCACCAGAAGATGAAGGGGACTTTTTGTCGAAA is drawn from Anabrus simplex isolate iqAnaSimp1 chromosome 1, ASM4041472v1, whole genome shotgun sequence and contains these coding sequences:
- the LOC136857804 gene encoding protein HEXIM1; this translates as MSETVGPLNSSESSISKCEQSDVKRPTQTRIQLQPSSVVLDDVSKIKSGSVVASVDGVRYRKRKKTRRGKSKRRRLKPYTRLSWQDRSDQDDKESNKRTNNIRAKMFLCRQPVAPYNTTQFLMDDHNDLQDLDVQLKAVKTNTDGSKSNLPVLHRQSRARDSSFSVDSDDDFYSSPEDEGDFLSKEFSNTYEDLHAERLNSLPKAQLIQEYLQLEEKVDTLEKKLKKSNSDAENEPRDSNCEKLTSREGEGNLDNEASQKIQNLKQEVERLFVENEQLRRENERLRYMAGQSAPSGSSVDSESDSTASSCSSSSSSSSSGSDSSGEQSGHDNTQDRTSSAKCEEIK